A stretch of Planococcus citri chromosome 5, ihPlaCitr1.1, whole genome shotgun sequence DNA encodes these proteins:
- the Osi20 gene encoding uncharacterized protein Osi20, whose protein sequence is MNPTNRRVVFVSVVLFATLVQVSFTQYVGDGVDTAQDARSKSDEILSNIMQDCVNSQVDSVTTCLKLKVLHYFDYDVSRIASPRSLSDNDVEKIDRLVVKRFQKYLKSRQFEIQLPEFFFQRATLVFNPDKSLADFDVVFPKSSESEDRSMSAARDMMQQKALLPLLMMLKMKLKMITPIMLTLVSIKATKAMLMSKLALLMVTIFMASQLLKKLGMHLPMLHPPPMEMGMAMAAVTTPPSYGAPAPLPPSSSYGPSPPSQSYGSPSSSSYSEPSAASWEPSSASSNTYSKVWDPQQLAYSAYYKSAPSSSSSLSSSSSSSTSSV, encoded by the exons ATGAATCCTACGAATCGGCGTGTTGTTTTCGTTTCGGTTGTTTTATTCGCAACCTTGGTTCAAGTGAGTTTTACTCAATATGTTGGAGATGGTGTTGATACCGCTCAAGATGCCAGATCTAAGTCGGATGAGATTTTATCCAATATCATGCAGGATTGTGTGAACAGCCAAGTGGATTCGGTTACTACCTGCCTTAAATTAAAG GTATTACACTACTTCGACTACGACGTCAGCCGTATCGCCAGCCCGAGATCATTATCGGACAACGAcgtcgaaaaaatcgatcgttTGGTAGTGAAacgtttccaaaaatacttgaaatctCGCCAGTTCGAAATCCAGTTACCGGAATTTTTCTTCCAACGAGCCACCTTGGTATTCAACCCCGATAAAAGTTTAGCCGATTTCGACGTAGTGTTCCCCAAATCGTCTGAAAGCGAAGATCGTTCAATGTCAGCAG CACGCGACATGATGCAACAAAAAGCACTGCTACCGTTGCTGATGATGTTGAAAATGAAGCTGAAAATGATCACACCCATTATGTTAACGTTAGTCAGTATCAAAGCGACGAAAGCTATGCTAATGAGTAAATTAGCTTTGCTAATGGTTACCATATTCATGGCCTCGCAATTGCTCAAAAAGCTCGGTATGCATTTGCCAATGCTACACCCTCCGCCAATGGAAATGGGCATGGCTATGGCCGCCGTCACAACGCCACCTTCGTATGGAGCGCCGGCGCCTTTACCACCTTCGTCGTCGTACGGGCCATCGCCGCCTTCCCAAAGCTACGGTTCACCCTCTTCCAGCTCTTACTCCGAGCCGAGTGCTGCCTCTTGGGAACCAAGTTCCGCCTCTTCGAATACCTACTCGAAAGTTTGGGATCCGCAGCAGTTAGCTTACAGTGCTTACTACAAATCCGCGCCTTCTTCGTCTTCCTCTCTTTCTTCGTCCTCTTCTTCATCTACGTCGTCGGtttaa
- the Osi19 gene encoding uncharacterized protein Osi19 — MFAKTGVLLVLSIGAIAFAQPLASETNSVVADTTTKETSIWKDTPMDTVVQEFKAECLQQSDSAACIKVKVLNLLDDVLRKDSYKVNDGVSIVPNENQVKEKTSARSSETGFLDQLENYVKGHDLIVKTPAGFLQGATFKLSPRNLDDNEINMSVKLPSEDDNETFTERGRKSKLKKILVPILVFVLLKAMTLIPLAIGVLGLKAWNALQLSFISFLVSISLAIFQLCKKVAADSGSQIAAHIPFETSHYAAARNFVVDQQRNVAEINDPQSIAYRAYAQAQSS; from the exons ATGTTCGCAAAAACCGGTGTATTGTTGGTGTTGTCGATAGGCGCCATTGCCTTTGCTCAGCCTTTGGCCAGTGAGACGAATTCCGTCGTTGCTGATACCACCACGAAGGAAACCTCCATTTGGAAAGATACGCCGATGGATACGGTTGTACAAGAATTCAAAGCTGAATGTCTTCAACAGTCTGATAGCGCTGCCTGCATCAAAGttaaagttttaaatttattggACGACGTGTTACGCAAAGATTCGTACAAA GTTAACGATGGCGTATCCATAGTTCCTAATGAAAACCAAGTTAAAGAAAAAACATCCGCAAGAAGTTCCGAAACCGGTTTCCTCGACCAATTGGAAAACTACGTCAAAGGACATGACTTGATCGTCAAAACTCCAGCTGGTTTCTTGCAAGGAGCCACTTTTAAACTATCGCCCAGAAATTTAGACGACAACGAAATCAACATGAGTGTAAAATTGCCATCCGAAGACGACAACGAAACGTTCACCGAAAGAG GACGCAAaagcaaattgaagaaaattttggtaccCATCTTGGTGTTCGTGCTATTGAAAGCCATGACCTTAATTCCTCTGGCCATAGGAGTACTCGGTTTGAAGGCTTGGAACGCGTTGCAATTATCTTTCATCTCCTTCTTGGTGTCCATTTCTTTagccatttttcaattatgtaaaAAAGTAGCCGCCGACTCGGGATCACAAATCGCCGCTCATATCCCATTCGAAACTAGTCATTACGCAGCTGCCAGAAATTTCGTCGTTGATCAACAACGCAACGTTGCCGAAATCAACGATCCGCAAAGCATCGCTTACAGAGCTTACGCTCAAGCTCAATCGTCATAA
- the Osi18 gene encoding uncharacterized protein Osi18: protein MVRSSLAILCVGFVALAAAQLADENGRAADGSSLTAVDLLQNIYHECLQEGSFSCVKPKVLAFLSTSMAKDKIRLTRDLTIVSSESTQSPGSSIYNEVSKASGLDADKKEELRLMALDKLDEFLHNHELRIRIPKEITTGELPSMVPKILTKNLPEEIKIPLAGSDNEVSTGRSKKFLKRVVMPFLIGLKFKATTLIPLAFALIALKTWKALTLALLSIVLSGAMVIFKFSKPKVNYEVIHYPQPVPVFDAHHPHEYAHHVHEYAHAHGRQLDAQEMAYNGQL, encoded by the exons ATGGTGCGTTCATCGTTGGCGATACTTTGCGTCGGGTTTGTGGCTTTGGCTGCTGCTCAATTAGCCGAT GAAAATGGCCGAGCTGCCGATGGAAGTTCACTGACCGCCGTCGACcttcttcaaaatatttaccACGAATGTTTGCAAGAAGGATCGTTCTCCTGCGTAAAGCCCAAAGTCTTGGCTTTCCTAAGCACGTCGATGGCTAAAGATAAAATTAGACTTACCAGGGACTTGACCATCGTTAGCAGCGAATCGACTCAATCTCCCGGTTCTTCGATTTATAACGAA GTATCCAAAGCCTCCGGATTGGATGCTGATAAAAAAGAAGAACTACGATTAATGGCGTTGGACAAATTGGACGAATTTTTACATAATCACGAACTACGTATCAGAATACCGAAAGAAATCACCACCGGCGAATTACCGTCCATGGTGCCGAAAATtctcaccaaaaatttaccagaagagATCAAAATCCCTTTGGCTGGTAGCGACAACGAAGTGTCAACTGGCAGAA gtaaaaaattcctgaaacgcGTCGTAATGCCTTTCTTAATCGGTCTCAAGTTCAAAGCCACCACCTTGATCCCGCTAGCTTTCGCTTTAATCGCCCTGAAAACATGGAAAGCGCTGACTTTGGCTTTATTATCGATCGTGTTATCCGGCGCAATGGTCATCTTCAAGTTCTCCAAACCAAAAGTCAACTACGAAGTTATCCATTACCCGCAACCAGTTCCTGTATTTGATGCCCATCATCCTCACGAATACGCTCATCATGTTCACGAATACGCTCATGCTCACGGACGTCAACTAGACGCTCAAGAAATGGCTTACAACGGACAATTATAA
- the LOC135846497 gene encoding fatty-acid amide hydrolase 2-A-like, which translates to MQLLVRFLNFLNVVLGKISAPLYSYFAKLPRKPLPALNEPGILNSSATTLAEKIRTKELTSEQVVKAFIERCQQVNGQLNAIIEDRFEAALEDARNVDRLIRSNEKPIEQLAKEKPLLGVPVTFKECLMVKGLSYTAGAQLRKGVKATEDGDAVAALRNAGAIPIAVTNLPELCCSYETRSDIIGYTNNPYDPNLTSGGSSGGEGALVSAAGSVIGIGSDFGGSIRVPSFYCGLFGHRPTSGIVSLTGHFPNSPDETFQKTNSIGPFCRYAEDLKLALAAMAGVKEVASLNLDQKVNLSELRIYYMLDRGFKLSEISVDPDIKKVILKAVKHLRSTHECFVQKINIAEMDDALEMIMTKATQMKDVDSVLVLKDPKNESSLLSELLKLFINKASYSMELLMMRFNAKACFFWIPENKRPEYLSAANNLANRLKELLKEDGVLFYPTFASLAFYKQQSLWKMTSMAYPMIVNILGFPATHVPMGLNANGIPVGFQVIAAPNQDRLCFAVAEELQKAFGGWVPPPMSS; encoded by the exons ATGCAGCTGTTGGtgcgatttttgaactttttgaacgTTGTGTTGGGGAAAATTTCTGCTCCTCTTTATTCTTACTTCGCTAAACTTCCGCGGAAACCTCTACCGGCGCTGAATGAACCAGGGATTCTCAATTCGAGCGCGACAACTCTAGCCGAAAAAATTAGAACCAAAGAACTCACCAGTGAGCAAGTTGTGAAAGCTTTCATTGAACGATGCCAACAGGTGAATGGGCAATTGAACGCTATAATTGAAGATCGATTTGAAGCGGCTTTAGAAGATGCTAGGAATGTCGATCGTCTCATCCGAAGTAATGAAAAACCTATCGAACAACTCGCCAAAGAGAAGCCTTTGCTGGGAGTGCCGGTAACGTTTAAGGAATGCTTGATGGTTAAGG GTTTGAGTTATACTGCCGGAGCTCAGCTGAGAAAAGGCGTAAAAGCTACCGAAGATGGTGATGCGGTTGCTGCATTGAGAAATGCAGGAGCTATTCCAATAGCTGTTACAAACTTGCCAGAGCTGTGCTGTTCTTACGAAACTCGAAGTGATATAATTGGCTACACGAATAATCCGTACGATCCTAATCTCACCTCGGGTGGATCTTCTGGAGGAGAA GGTGCTCTAGTCTCAGCAGCTGGTTCAGTTATTGGTATTGGGTCAGATTTTGGCGGATCTATTCGAGTACCCAGTTTCTATTGCGGTTTATTTGGTCACAGACCTACCTCTG gtatCGTTTCCCTCACTGGACATTTTCCAAATAGTCCCGATGaaactttccaaaaaaccaACTCGATAGGACCTTTTTGTCGTTATGCAGAGGATTTGAAATTAGCTCTCGCTGCTATGGCCGGTGTAAAAGAAGTGGCATCGTTGAACTTGGATCAAAAG GTAAATCTGAGCGAATTGAGGATTTATTATATGCTCGATAGAGGTTTCAAATTATCTGAAATATCAGTCGATCCGGATATCAAGAAAGTAATTCTCAAAGCAGTTAAACATCTCCGAAGTACTCACGAATGCTTTGTTCAAAAA ATCAATATTGCTGAAATGGACGATGCACTCGAAATGATTATGACCAAAGCTACACAAATGAAAGACGTCGATTCTGTATTAGTTTTGAAAGATCCAAAG aACGAGTCTAGTCTACTAAGCGAATTGCTAAAGTTATTCATAAATAAAGCCAGTTATTCGATGGAATTATTAATGATGAGATTTAATGCGAAAGCTTGTTTCTTTTGGATACCTGAAAACAAACGACCCGAGTACTTGTCAGCTGCGAATAATTTGGCTAATCGTCTCAAG GAATTATTAAAAGAAGATGGTGTCCTATTCTACCCAACCTTTGCTTCTTTGGCTTTCTACAAACAGCAGTCTCTGTGGAAAATGACGTCGATGGCGTATCCGATGATTGTGAATATATTAGGTTTTCCAGCCACTCATGTTCCTATGGGACTGAATGCAAATGGTATCCCAGTAGGTTTTCAG gTAATTGCTGCCCCTAATCAAGATCGTCTTTGTTTCGCTGTTGCTGAAGAGCTTCAGAAAGCATTTGGTGGATGGGTGCCTCCGCCGATGAGctcataa